The segment tttgaaaaaacataagatacttattatatatagatattgtTGTAAtctgaaattaatatttttttattataaaacattaagatacaaaacaatttatactTAAATATGAATCAATCAGaaatatttgtattaattaTTTCTAATCTATAAGTgcctttaaaattttatcacgATTATAAACATAATCTTACATATttgacttattatatatttaaaacgaattttatattaataatattaaattatattttatattaccaAATTGTGTATAcattgataaaataaattatcgaaataaaaattttttttttaaataagataattcatatatatataatgttgttatctggaaaataatattttataaattatctggaaaataatattttctattataaaatattaagatatagaaaaatttacaagtaatattaatcaatcaaaaagtgatttgtttatgtgtctgtttttttcttgattttagttttttattatataactaggtgttttgcccgcacatgcggacataaatttcttataaatacttattagtttatgtcttaacaatctaaaaccagcataataaattattatttatgtttttaaatagttaaatcaaacatcaaaatatttatatatgtcaaatacttttaatcaaaatatatacttattattgtgttaagtctttttaaaacactcatatcttagagatagtttagaaaatatatttatagttttggttgactaatatctaataataaattgtttgtatcttaattttttttttaacttttataataaaaatattgttttcagataggcacaaaaaagaatatatatagaagaattatctttttgataattctaaaatattattttgtaatcaattatttaatatagcagataacatataaactttatatcattaaaataaattagtgaatagttagaaactaataataaatttataacctatctaaaagtctaaaacctaataaaaatatgacaaataagaaaaggtaatataacatataaatttaatattaataaaataaaattcgtttttatttatatagaatattcatcaaggctattattttaaattaatgatttagtgactcaactcaaaacaaataatacatcaatgataatttagcttaaacttaataaaaatatgacaaataagcaaaattagctaaaatcatggagaacatgacaagtaagcaaaatcacttcataaataatagtatagattaaaaaagaattcaatattaataatattagattataaattatattatttaattgattataaaaaatatgataaaatcatcaaaataaaaacatatttttgaaaaataaaataattcttatatatctatatattgttgttatttcgaaataatatttttattataaaaattaagatatattacaattataattaaatattaatcaataaaaatatttgtataaaatatttttaatatataagtgCTTCAAGAGTTCATcacaataataaacatatatacttTGAAGAAACTgttatcatatataaatgtttGACCTTTGATTGAATTTTggttaaaacataaataattatttactatacttatttttgaattaataagatataaactaataattattCGTAAAAAGATTATTCCCGCATGTGTAGAAAAAACACCTAGTCCTTAATTGAATAAAAATGGAATTTAATAGAAACTATAATTCCTTTTAATTCTATCAAATTTCACCATCCAATACTTCCACCTAAATACTAATTAATTAgtggatgtcaaaaaaaaaaactaattaattagtAATTCTCTCTTAGTATTTTGAAAGATTgctatatatactattatttatgaagtgattttgcttatgtgGCGgcttctccatgattttaggtatttgatttaaattttccatttatgatataattaaaacgaaattacatattaataatagaatattattatatttttttaaatgataattctcatatagatattttattgttatcaagaaaatcaaatgtttatattataaagtattaagacataaaacaatttataaataaatataaatcaatcaaaaagtaattttttatgtgtcatatttttatgattttaggttttttatttattatataattaaaataattctatattaataatattagtttataagttatattagttaattgattataaactaatatgataaaatcattgaaacatattttaaaagtaagataattcttatatatataatgttgctatgtgaaattaatatttttttattataaaacattaaggtataaaaacatttataattaaaaattaatcaatcaaaaatatttgtataaaatatttctaatatataagtgcttttaaaaatatttcacagtaataaacataaatttaggtatttgacttattatatatttaaaacgaattttatattaataatattagattaaattttatatttcctaattgagtataaaatatgaaaaaaaaatattttaaacaaataagataattcatatatttattttttgttacctggaaaataatattttctattataaaagattatgaatagtataatttataattaaatattaatcaatcaaaaagtgatttgtttatgtgtcatatttttcataattttagggatttttcttattatattgtGAAAAAgaattgtatattaataatattagattataagtatattaactaattgattataaactaatatgataaaatcatcaaaataaaacatactttaaaaacataaataatataattacatatatatatatatatattgttttatctggaaataatatttttttattataaaagattaagatacagaacaataaataattaaatattaaccaatcaaaactaattgtataaaatattttctaaaacatttataatatatatgtgacTTTAAAAGTTTATCAcaataataaatgtatatatatatatatatatatatatttatgcttgatttaaattttttattaaagcataaaaaatatttattataataattttaaaattaataagacataaactaataattagttttaaaaaaattattcccGCATGTGCGGGAACAACAcctagttggtttattgtttttccaatttaaatatttgacgAAAACAGGGAAGATGGAAATATGTATAACTCTTGTGAATTGTAGCTTTGATTTGATAAAAAGCCTAATATCTGAGCGACCAAagtaccaaaatattttttaaacaaaattgcTTCATCGGTTCacatccaaaaatataaatcaaatctaCTAGGCCGAACCGGGACTCGATGTTAGTTGAACCAAGTAGTAGCTTTGGACAACTGCTTCAAAATATCGGTTATCTCGTTAACCGGTAAATCACATTACTAGCTTGCTTGATGTCTCTCTGAATGTAATGATTATGACTAATCTGTTGATGGTTTCCAGGAGTAAGTGCATCTCTTGGACAATTGAGTGGCGGTTTCACTCTACAGATGTGGTTCTTGTTGACCATGGGTTAGTTtattagtttcttcttctctttgactGATAATGTCACGTTTGTTTATTTGCTCTGTTTGAAACAATCAAATCCATCACAGAGTTGGTGAGGATACAAGTCTTTGCTCTGTGATTGAGAATCATCTTAAGCCAGGCCCTTGGATTCATAAGCTCAAGCCTTTCTGTGATGTGGATCTTGTTTCTCTCAAGCTTTTTATTCGCCAATACCCTAAGGTACTCTCACTACTATCATTCTCGTCTTTTTGCTTGTCTACTCTTGCACTATATTTACTTTTCTCCCCCTTGTGTTGCAGGGTGCAAAGGCTCCTTTCAAGGAGCTGGACATCAAGGCTCCTTTGAGGCAACAGCTTGCTAAAGTAGCTATCGTAGAGTACCCGGTGATCCATGTATATCTACCTTCACACAGCTATGACTTTGACGTTATCAGAGATTTCGACCATTTAAACACCACACCTGATCCTAATGGTTCCTCCTTATACTATGGCCACAGAGATACAAAAGGTACAATAATAACCTCACGAGAAGAGGAAACAGAAGAAGAATGCAAGATTAACTCCGGTGAGCCAGAGGTTCTTGATATTATCAAACAAGTCTCAGAGGACAGCAAGGTTGAGGGAGGGGTTACCAAGAATCCACATATTCAGGTTGATCCACCAGAACAAGGGGATGCTGCTGATAACATGGTGGTTGAGTTTGAGCAAGGGTTAATAGACACATACTCTGATCTTTTCGCGGAGATGGATCCAGGTGACTATTTCAACTTTGAATGTGAGTTTGCAAATGGATTCGATTGAGATGATGACTGCAATCTCCAAAATCTAGCTACTGATGGACTAGAAGAAGGGGAAATCATAGAATGATGAATCATCATAACAGAAGACATTACTAGCTCCCAGTGAAACATTTTGGGTCAGCAAAAGGATTATATGTTCATGCCTAAGCTCCTTTGTTTGGTATCAAACAAAGGTTTTATTGAATGAGGTAGTCGCAACGTTGTTGTTTGTGTTTTGAATGAATGTCATGTGTATCTTGATTGTTACGTACGCCCGAAGTTTTTGTTCAggcttattttattttactaaagcAAATATATTTGTAGTGTTTCAGACCGTTTTCAAAGTCCTACAGTCTTAAAGGCCAAAACACCCAAAGATAACGACCAGGAGAGTCAACAAGATCTAATATAATACCCCAAACATTATCTAATAACAATAAACGAGCAATGAGCAAGAGAGAATACAAAACCAGGAAATGCAGGTGCTCTAATCAAATTTTTGGATAAAACAGTGAGCCTTCAACTGCTTTCTGTCTAAGGGAAGGGACACGTGTATCTCGATGAGGGCCTACGCACTTGGTTTGGGGCAAGAAACCAAGACTCAACTCTACTATGAAGCAAACGCATATTCTTTCATTGTTTAGTGATTTGTTAATTCTCTACAAAAATATCAATAGATGCACTCGATGTAACGTAGGATTTTGATTGAATGATATTTACATacattcaagaaaaaaaaagagaacacaaAACCAGACAAGACCAATATATATGTTCTGCATTTAAATGAAAGATTCCGATACTAATGCCAGATGTACCTATCAAGTGCTCaagcaaataaaataagagaacAGAGTAGACCCCCTCTGTTTTCATGTTTGTGTAAGGAAAATTTGAGTAccagttttatttaattacggATGAATGATCAACACATGAGTAATCTAACAATGAAACGggaataaagaaaagaaaagcctACGCACAGCTGACTTTTATTTCATGGGATAATAAGTATCACAAACAATATCTATGTCCATATACACACATACATATTATGTCGAAACGGTTACAAAAACCCTTACAACTTGTTTCAACAAAACCAAAGGCATAAACTTCACTTCAAAGACTAAACAACTTGTAGAACAATATCGGTTTGTACGAATAAAAGACTTGTCCAATCCCCAGTCCAAACAAGACTCCAGGGACATATCCCACTACTGCTGCTTTCCAGTTCAACACTTGTTCTTTCTTTGAAGGTTCTGTTTTTTGTGCATCTGGTGTTGATGGTACCTTATCTCTAAAGCAACTCTCTTTAAGAGGAAGACCACAAAGATTGAGATTCCCTTCAAAAGATGATTTAGGCTGTCCTCCAAACTGTGTCCCCCGTGGTATCTGGCCTGTGAGTTTGTTATTTGAAACATTAATGTGCGACAAGAACGAGAGGGTTGCTAGCTCCTGCGGGATATTTCCTGTGAGTTGGTTCCGAGATAGGTCTAGTGACTCCAGCCTCGTGAGATTAGACCAATAGGATGGAATATGACCTGTGAAACCATTGTTGGATAGGTTGAGCACTATAAGTGACTTCAAAAGTCCTATAGATTCTGGAATCTGTCCTCCAAATTTGTTTTCAGAGAAATCAATGGCGGTGTAAGTCCCAAAAATCTTTTCCAGCTCCATGTTTATTCCTTTGTTTCTCAAATGCATGGATGGGTGATAACTAAACCGGATATTATCTCCCATGTGTTGAtgtgttgatgtaaagatggcACAACAATAGTACTGCAGAAACTAAATCAAGAGACAAAGCAATACAAGCAACCACTAtgctttattaaaaaaaattttaaacaatttattacaagatctgcttaattcagcttttacacatctagtgttaacaccctaacacacgctaATGAAAGATTCCTAAGCTATCCGCTTATGTATCTCCACCGTCAAATACTTCAACctctgcttcagcacgacccagaacacttccaagagtTGTTCTccctctctataagatcagcctacGTGTCTGTGTGTCTCTACAGACGACCCCATTGCTATCTTATATCATTCTCCATGTTcctaaaaccctaatctctAAGGAAACACAATATGGACACCTTCCataacaataagtgcaactttcattttcttggaatgcacttattcctctttcTTTAAGTaataaacttgctccccaagtttattctTCTTTCCCTTTTCTCCAAGATACACCCTTACTCTtcaagtctacacgactccaaCTCAGCATcttgactccacatggtctttaCCTCTCAACACGACGTCTGTTTCATCAACTACGTCATCGACTACTTCAGGGCAGACATCTtacatcttcaatctcccccttttagcttGTGTGCCAATCAAGCACAATATTCTTATGGTTCAACAACCATGTTCCCCACCTGGAAACTTCTACGCTAAATGTGCTTGGCTCCCCCACAAGATGTGCACCACACCATActtttctcccccatgagataaGCATCATCTACACCAGAACGTCCATCACcatgctcttctcccccatgagatgTGTACTCCTTGGACCAGAACGTCACCccttctccccctgcttgattgcatactaagctaaaacagatgcttagatgtcaagcCTTACAGAAGAACTTCCTCTTCAATCTCCTCCTTTTATCTTCAAAGACCTCATGTAATGAAACAGCCTTGCtgaactccccctgagtctaggctCCAATCTTCCACTTCTTggaagtacttaaccaagtacgtcagcaccCGACACACACCAATGACACCATGAGCACGCTATCTCCAACGCACCACACACTCACCACAAGCTACACAAgatggctaactccaccacACAAAGCGCCAACACCATTACCACCAAACTAAGTCCTCATCAGACTCCATCAGAAACTACTTCAgacactgcttcgacaccaagcagTAACACACACCAATATATAATGAAACCCCTTCTCTCTTCTGTGAGGTCTGGCTTTCTCATAAGGTACGTCACTCCTTATATAGAACTTGCTTTCCATGCGATCAATACACGAACTCCAATATAACTCTAGCTTCATGCAACATGTTACGTACTACCTCATGTAGTACTCCACGAGCTACTACACCAATAATACTCTCCCCCTTTTTGACTATGGATGTGAACTCATCACCtacatcttcaatctccccctatgagtcacatcatGGTCAAAAACTAATTTGTAGTTCGCCACCCTCTAAATCGAGGATGAAATCCCACTCCACTATCTCCAAAGTGATTAAGTCTCCTAGACCATGTATTCTTGGATCTTATCTCACCATGATTAGCTTTCTGAACCAACTTGAAACAATTACGTCGAACATGTCCTTGAACTCCACAAGAATAACATGTAGGACCATGACACCTCATACCATAGACTTGCTTCAACTGATTCTTCTCCCTCAAAAACTTGAAACATATTGGCCTAATGTGCCCAACCACACCATAATGATGACAAACAGGCTGAATTTTTTGTTGAAATACAGCCTTCAAATCAGAACCTTTACCCGACGTAGCCGCTGTAGCAGTACACATAGCAGTACGCATAGCAGTCACATTCTTCACACCAGTTGCAGTCTTCACTGCAGTTTTTCTATTGGATGTCTTCTTTGCAGACATCTTAACCTTTGGTCTTGTAACAGACGTAGTTATAACCTTAACTTTTTGTTCTGATACAAAAACACCTTCAGCTGTAGAAGATTCCCTTTGATATCCAATGCCACATCGATCACTCTTTCCAATACTGAGAAGATGATCTAGTTGCTTCGTCCCACCATTCAGCATCCTCAAACCCTTCTGAGTCTCTGCAAGTTGAGCACCAGCCAGccgtgcttcttcttctttctatgAGGCACACTTAAGTGCTTCAGCAACTTGAGCTTCTAACTTGACATTCTCCTTAGTCAACTTTGTATTCGCCTCAACCTGCTTAAGCCAATTCTCATACAGTTTTTTCATAATTCCCAGCAAGATCAACGtctccatcatcatcaccatcaacatcatcatcacctccaCATGAAGCCCCTGACACAGACGCTGTCGCAGATCTCGCTGTAGATTTTGTCATAGAACCAGACTCAAAAGTTGTGAACGCCACCAAGTTCTTCAGTTGCTCCCCATCATCTGAATCAATATCAGACTCATTCCTGACGTCACTATTCTTCTTTTGCTTCAGTAAATTCTCACAACTCCTCTGAGCATGCCTGAATTCATTGCCCTCAAAGCTTTTGAATCTTAATCTCTTGAAAGTTGGACATTCCCTTTTAAAGTGCTCATATCCTCTGCATTTATAACATTGCACCTCTGAACTGTCACATGACTCGCCAGCTTCTTGTCTTCGTTTTCTCAAACCAACTTTCTCATGTCTTTGCCACTTTACCACTTCCTGTAGTACTTGGTGAAGCACGCGGATCATCTTGATCACCTCATCTTCATCCTCTGATTTTTGACTTGTTGTTTCATCAACTGCCAAGTTCACTTTAGTATGATTGCCCACGCCATCAAGTTCCATCTCATGAGATTTTACCATACCTACAACTTCGTGAAAGCTCAATTCATCTATGTTTAGAGACACAAACATTGCTGCCTTATACGCTGTGAATCTTTCGGGCAGACACCTCAAAAACTTCTTCACCAGTTTCTTGTCTTTGTATTCCATGCCCAGAACACGAATCTCTTGTGCTAGAGCACTGAGTTGAGAACTAAAATCTGATACAGATTCATGTTCTTCcatcttcaagttctcaaaTTTAGATTTAAAGAAATCCATCCTAGAACTCTTAACCTTCTCAGTTCCTTCAAAGTGTAATTGCAGAATATTTCATGCCTCTTTTGCATCCTTGCATCCTTGAATCAGATCAAGTTGCTTTTTCTTGACTGATGAAAAAATACAAGATATAGCTCTTGCATTATGCCTTGACATCTCATTTCTCACGCTTTGTCCATTTAGCCAATGGTTTATTGACCAGAACACCATCTTCATCTATTGTCTTGGGACCTTTATAGCCATCTTCCACTGATGCTCAAACATCCATATCAACACTTTGTAACCTTGTTTTCATCATCACTTTCCAATGCCCATAGTGTTCAGGATCAAGCATAAGTACTATATCGTTCATCTTGCCTTCGGGATCTCCACCAATgacttaggtgacccgctctgataccaattgttgatATAAAGATGACACAACAATAGTACTGCAGAAACTAAACCAAGAGACAAAGCAATACAAGCAACCACTATGCTTTATTAGAAtcttttttaaacaatttattacaagatctgcttaattcagcttttacacagctagtgttaacaccctaacacacgctacTGAAAGATTCCTAAGCTATCCGCTTATGTatctccaccgtcaagtacttcagcatCTGTTTCAGCACGACCCATAACACTTCCAAGAGTTGTTCTccctctctataagatcagcctccgTGTCTGTGTGTCTCTACAGACGATCCCATTGCTATCTTATATCATTCTCCATGTTCCTAAAACCCTAATCTCCAAGGAAACACAATATGGACACCTTCCATAACattaagtgcaactttccttttcttggaatacacttattcatttttctttaaGTAATAAACTTGTTCCCCAAGTTTATTCTTCTTTCCCTTTTCTCCAAGATACATCCTTGCTCTtcaagtctacacgactccaaCTCAGCATCTTAACTCCACATGGTCTTTACCACTCAAcacgacgtctgcttcagcaactacgtcatcGACTACTTCAGGGCAGACATCTTACATCTTCACCATGTACATCGGCTCTCTTTCCTCTTGAGGAGTACTGATCAATGGTGTACTCCAATTGACAAAATAATCATGTGGTAGGCTTCCGATGAATTGGTTACGTGATATGTCAACCATCCTCAGTTGTGGAAATGATAGAGGATGTTGAGGAGAATATATAGGACCGTGGAACATGTTTGATCGTAGGACAATGACTTTTAGATTCGGTAAATCCTTCAACCAAAACGGAAAGGTGTCAGCGATTATGTTGCCCTCCACGTTTAGATACTCTAGGTACATGCAATTTGTAAGAGACCTTGGAAGCTTCCCAGTTATTTGATTGTGGCTGACGTCAAGTGTTTCCAGTGAGCCACTTTTGTCGAATATGTCCGGCAGTTTCCAGATGAGATTGTTGTTTCCGAGATCCAGATAATATACTGATGAATTAATCAAGCATCCGTGAATTGAACCACTGAGGTTATTGTGAGATAGATCAAGGACACTTAGGTAGCTTTGATTGCACAATGAAATAGGTATGTCTTCTGTGAAACTATTGTTTGATGCAAGCATGTACTTCAATCTCGGTGAGATAAAAATCAAACTGACGCAACACTATCATCTAAATCCACTCTATCGCTTACAGTTTTTATATAACACAAGCATACACTatcgtttatatatatatatatatcaaactgATGAAATACAAGTCATGTATACAATCTAAATCAAACCAATGCTAACCACCGAGAAAATTTCTTATAATTGGTTTCTCTGAATCTAAAAACAGActatcataataaattaaagcAGATCTAAGGATTCATCGAATATATACCAAAATATTCAATGCACatgggtttaaagtttaaaccAAAGGATGGAAACCATCAAGACCAAAACAAATtgtaatttcaaatatttaattacatatTAAGAGATCATACAATAAATTCTATACAAAATGAGAAAATAATCAATATttagattcaatttttttattcttagCAATTTATCTCTGaaatacttttaaataatatcaAGATCATTTAACTAACTATATTCCATATGTTTAGTAAATAGTTAACAAAAAAACCACAAATACATAAAAGCCAATATTCACCAATCTATATTTATTGAAACATTCACCAATCTCTATGTAAATGAATAAATCATTAAGATTTTATATGGCATATTATTAACCAAATATACCATGTTAAATGAACTCTAAAACTGTTTcgagaaaaataatatatatattatttaaaagcaCACATTcctgttttttcttctttaatgaAAATGTCGATTTtccaaaatatctataaatttaacaagaaaaaaataattatcattaacatcaattttttcttttaatttatgaGTGTAAAAATATTCATACCCATTAATTTTAAGTCATTGCATCTATGACCTATTAAAAAGCTCGATCCACCAACTatgaatttaattttattaataggtATAAATCCATTGTACttataaacaaaagaaatatattatatctatattaaaattgtaaaatcatTGATCATTACAAgacttataaattaaaatgctTGACAGAAATACAATGCATTAATATTATATGACAACTTGAATagtttattcaattttatgtaatattataaagtatatgaaaagttaaataaatttttctaaataatatataagattttccGGGTATTTTTCCGGGTCAAACGGTGTCGCTACACGTGTTAATGGCGAATTTCTTGGattttatcagatttttaattaataggtTTACATTAAATATGAATTTGTGGAAACATATTAGTTAGTAAAATCTCTGAGAGAATGCTGCATGAAAAACATAAGTCAATCCAAATTATATACAGCCACTGCATTTATTGGTTTGACTGCCAAGTctgaattaaatataaaaatgctGCTTATATcttgatatataaaaattaggTCTAATTCAGTTCCATTTcaattctgatttttttgtgtAATTACAGATTTATTGATAAAATACAGGACAATTTAGGGTTTTCAGATTAAATATCGCGTTGTTCGGATTAAAAATCTGATAATTTggataattttaatattttgaataaaaagtaTTCTGGTAATTCGGGTAATTAGgtttataaatagtattttcaAGATAACtatttggtttttagtttggtttCAAATTTTTGTTCTAGAAATATATGTTCGGCTTGGTTATATATGAAATTTCGTTCGATATTGGTTTTTTTCTCTTCAGTTTAGTATGGTTTAGTTCGCTATTCCGGATAAATGTACCCAAACTAATACACtattttatatagaaatttatttaaatgaaatttatttattttcgaaGACAAAACCGTGTTTTCTAAGCGcagggtcaaaatctagtatgaaCTTAGAATATAAGATAAAGTGGATGTTCGAAAAGAAAAATGGGTCAatgcttttgtttttcttatggtCTAAGATGaaatgaagagtataaattgatttatatctgCATAAAGTAGTAACACTGTTTGCATAATTTGTCCATGTTAAAAAATGTGGCAATTTATTTTTgtgttgaaattttttttgcCTCTTCATACCAATATTGTATCCTATCCATTTGGTGATTCTTTTATCTTTCTCCAGCAGTTATCGGACTTAAATTTACCATCTTCCAAAGACTGTCGGCTAGAAATTCggtaaaagagaaagaaagcaCTTAATGGTTTTCATTTAAGAAAGACATATGGACTCCACTCTTAAAgctacactagattttgacccgcacacccgtgcggatattattttattttatatgaatcaAATATGATTGGAAATGTTTTTCAAATGTATTTATAAGATGTTGGTATCCATTCGGATTTAGGTACCCATTTGGTATTAGTTTGGATCTGTTCGAATTTCGAGTTTTGGTGTTTGAAGATTTCAACCATATTaaagtattaataaattttgatccaagttcggtttggatctttgcggattTAGTTCGGATTTTAgatataatctttttaaattaCCTTTAAGAAgtttaaattcaaatatttagttttctcaaattttaaaaataaaattaatatgtaacATATGAAATTGAACAATATATgccaaaatatttaatttaacataaaaaatgGTCTACCTTGAATATTTAGatagataataaatatatattaaatatatattggttatttttagctatttaaaatattttcttttgactattttcaaatattttggataatttcaaaaaaaaaatatatatttcgatATTTTATGgatattagatataaaataattaatatatttaagtacataCATATGATTAGGATATATTGGGATATCCGTCATATTTAATATGGATATGGTTCAGTACTGTTCCTctaaatac is part of the Raphanus sativus cultivar WK10039 chromosome 5, ASM80110v3, whole genome shotgun sequence genome and harbors:
- the LOC108858503 gene encoding uncharacterized protein LOC108858503 encodes the protein MTNLLMVSRSKCISWTIEWRFHSTDVVLVDHGVGEDTSLCSVIENHLKPGPWIHKLKPFCDVDLVSLKLFIRQYPKGAKAPFKELDIKAPLRQQLAKVAIVEYPVIHVYLPSHSYDFDVIRDFDHLNTTPDPNGSSLYYGHRDTKGTIITSREEETEEECKINSGEPEVLDIIKQVSEDSKVEGGVTKNPHIQVDPPEQGDAADNMVVEFEQGLIDTYSDLFAEMDPATDGLEEGEIIE